The following proteins come from a genomic window of Eleginops maclovinus isolate JMC-PN-2008 ecotype Puerto Natales chromosome 8, JC_Emac_rtc_rv5, whole genome shotgun sequence:
- the nim1kb gene encoding serine/threonine-protein kinase NIM1, with amino-acid sequence MLGRQYQVASTRLHHSLYSLSDNSDVGPEDEEAYPLPSLSPLQKLTRDMCKDDKTIKDLVVGRRVGFYKVRGEIGSGTFSRVKFAFHALTKDKVALKVLDKTRLDSHAQRLLSREISSMESLSHPNVVCLYEVVETPSRLYLVLEYAGGGDLHSRICTETKLSDITCKITFAQILSAVKYMHKHNIIHRDLKAENILLTSTGCVKVADFGFSTQISDRSDALDTFCGSPPYAAPELFREECYLGPPVDVWAMGVVLFFMVTGTMPFRADTMGKLRRCVIECAYTVPPWVPGPCQRLIKGILKAPPGERYAVDQMMGCDWLLPVEFPWSLVHPEPSSLRSLLDSDRGSMDEEVEEEVKATLEELGFSVEHLHNSETKHIRSPVTGVYRILLHRAQTRRGSDCPPVVRGMVRDPRREGLRSYRGLKHTSKLCLLS; translated from the exons ATGCTGGGTAGGCAGTACCAAGTGGCAAGCACCAGGCTCCACCACAGCCTGTACAGCCTGTCAGACAACTCCGATGTGGGCCCCGAGGATGAGGAAGCGTACCCCCTGCCGAGCCTCAGCCCCCTGCAGAAGCTCACCAGAGACATGTGCAAGGACGATAAGACCATCAAGGACCTGGTGGTGGGCCGCAGGGTGGGCTTCTACAAGGTCCGCGGGGAGATCGGTTCAGGGACCTTCTCCAGGGTCAAGTTTGCTTTCCATGCTCTGACTAAAG ACAAAGTGGCCCTAAAGGTCCTGGACAAGACCCGTTTGGACAGCCACGCCCAGCGGCTGCTCTCCAGGGAGATCAGCAGCATGGAGAGCCTGAGCCACCCCAACGTGGTGTGTCTGTACGAGGTGGTGGAGACGCCCAGCCGCCTGTACCTGGTGCTGGAGTacgcaggaggaggagacctcCACAGCAGGATCTGCACCGAGACAAAACTGTCCGACATCACCTGCAAGATCACCTTCGCCCAGATCCTCTCTGCCGTCAAATATATG CACAAGCACAACATCATCCACCGCGACCTGAAGGCGGAGAACATCCTGCTCACCAGCACCGGCTGCGTGAAGGTAGCCGACTTTGGGTTCAGCACGCAGATCTCCGACCGCAGCGACGCCCTGGACACCTTCTGTGGCTCCCCGCCGTACGCCGCCCCGGAGCTCTTCAGGGAGGAGTGCTACCTGGGGCCCCCGGTGGACGTGTGGGCCATGGGGGTCGTGCTCTTCTTCATGGTGACCGGCACCATGCCGTTCCGCGCCGACACCATGGGGAAGCTGCGGCGCTGCGTCATCGAATGCGCCTACACCGTGCCTCCGTGGGTGCCCGGCCCCTGCCAGAGGCTCATCAAGGGCATCCTGAAGGCGCCCCCTGGCGAGCGCTACGCCGTGGACCAGATGATGGGCTGCGATTGGCTCTTACCTGTGGAGTTCCCCTGGTCCTTGGTGCACCCGGAACCCAGCTCTCTGCGGAGCCTGCTGGACTCGGATCGGGGCAGCATGgacgaggaggtggaggaggaggtgaaggcCACGCTGGAGGAGCTGGGCTTCAGCGTGGAGCACCTGCACAACAGCGAGACTAAACACATCCGCAGCCCCGTCACAGGGGTGTACCGCATCCTGCTGCACAGGGCCCAGACCAGGAGGGGCAGCGACTGTCCCCCGGTGGTGCGAGGGATGGTGAGGGACCCCAGGAGGGAGGGGCTCCGTTCCTACAGGGGCCTGAAACATACATCAAAGCTCTGTTTGCTCTCCTAA
- the gadd45gb.1 gene encoding growth arrest and DNA-damage-inducible, gamma b, tandem duplicate 1 — protein sequence MTLEEVLIQKPIERAQCTANALEEVLVTAKENDSLTVGVYECAKVMNLDPDSVSFCVLATDDEFDCDIALQIHFTLIQSFCFDNDISIVRVSDMQRLAEIVGDKAEQLEDAHCVLITNPAEGSWEDPALAKLHLFCEESRSLNDWVPEISLPGR from the exons ATGACTCTTGAGGAAGTTCTGATCCAGAAGCCCATCGAGCGTGCCCAGTGCACCGCTAACGCCTTGGAAGAGGTCCTGGTGACCGCTAAAGAAAACGACTCCCTGACTGTTGGTGTCTACGAGTGCGCCAAAGTTATGAACCT TGATCCAGACAGCGTGTCTTTCTGCGTACTGGCCACGGATGATGAGTTCGATTGTGACATCGCTCTGCAGATCCACTTCACCCTCATCCAGTCCTTCTGCTTTGACAACGACATTAGCATCGTCAGAGTGAGCGACATGCAGCGTCTGGCTGAGATCGTTGGAGACAAAGCGGAGCAGCTTGAAGATGCCCACTGCGTCCTCATCACG AACCCAGCTGAAGGTTCTTGGGAGGACCCTGCTCTGGCGAAGCTGCACCTGTTCTGTGAGGAGAGCCGCAGTCTCAACGACTGGGTTCCTGAGATCAGCCTCCCCGGGCGCTGA
- the LOC134868580 gene encoding growth arrest and DNA damage-inducible protein GADD45 gamma-like, producing the protein MQSPGKSLKEALLCAQAEERLTVGVYESAKIMTDDPDSVSFCVLATGHEFDIALQIHFTLIQSFCFDNDISIVRVSDMQRLAEIVGDKAEQLEDAHCVLITNPAEGSWEDPALAKLHLFCEESRSLNDWVPEISLPGR; encoded by the exons ATGCAGTCTCCTGGAAAATCTCTGAAGGAAGCTCTGCTCTGCGCTCAGGCTGAGGAGCGACTCACTGTTGGAGTCTATGAAAGCGCTAAGATCATGACTGA TGATCCTGACAGCGTGTCTTTCTGCGTACTGGCCACTGGTCATGAGTTTGATATCGCTCTGCAGATCCACTTCACCCTCATCCAGTCCTTCTGCTTTGACAACGACATCAGCATCGTCAGAGTGAGCGACATGCAGCGTCTGGCTGAGATCGTTGGAGACAAAGCGGAGCAGCTTGAAGATGCCCACTGCGTCCTCATCACG AACCCAGCTGAAGGTTCTTGGGAGGACCCTGCTCTGGCGAAGCTGCACCTGTTCTGTGAGGAGAGCCGCAGTCTCAACGACTGGGTTCCTGAGATCAGCCTCCCCGGGCGCTGA